The Stegostoma tigrinum isolate sSteTig4 chromosome 9, sSteTig4.hap1, whole genome shotgun sequence genome segment TTGATTACGTTTTGTGTTAgctaaaatgatttttttcagaagtatttcctttttaaaatactttgaaCTTATTTTAGGccttttgtttattcattaaccaggtgagggcatcactggtgaggcagcatttggtgcccatccttaattgcccagagggtagtttggtgtcaaccacattgctgtgggtctgaagttacatgtaggccagaccagaccaAGTAGGGAGAgcagtttccttcgctaaaggacattagtgaaccaaatgggtttttcagacaatcagcaatggattcatggtcatcattagcttAACTCCAGATATCatagtgcaatttgaattcaatatctgctgtggcaggattgaaACTCGGGTGCCGAGAAAATtatgtgtctctggattaacagtccagcaataataccattatgCCATCGCCTCTCCACGAGCAAGTAAGTTCCAAAATTTGAAGGAAATATTTAGGGAAAAAATAATCAATATTTCTGTCTGGAGTCAAACATGCAAAGATTGTTTGAATGCAACAACAAGAAAAAAAGGCAAATCACCAACTgctctacaaaaaaaaattacaatgccTTTGGCAAACATGACTGACAAAAAAAAGCCAGTTACAACATCAAATGTCAAAAATGCAGTTAGTCTTCTAGTCATGCTGAGCACAGAAATTTGCAAGAATATTCTTAATGCAAATTTTATTGCCACATTATCTTTaaaactggtcacaaaacaccgaATTGTTGACATCTCCAAATTAAATAgtagagaaaaagaaacaattcTTTAAGCAAGTCTAACTGCACTACCAGCAGTTGATATTGTATATTGAAACAAATACCAATAGCAActcaatacagcgtggagctggaggaacacagcaggtcaggcagcaacggaggagcaagagttgatgttttgggcttacatccttcatcagatgaaagaTGTAAACGCGAAACATCAACTTActtgctcctctgctgtctgacctactgtgttcctccagctccacgctgtattgagTTGCTATTGGTATTTGTTTCAATATACAATATCAACTGCTGGTAGTGCAGTTAGACTTGCTTAAAGACTCTGACTCCAGtgtcggcagttcttgctatcaccaatagcaacttcttttaaaaagagaGTCTGGAACTTTGCACCAAAATAGCAAACCTACCCGAAAACAATTTGTAAACGATCCAAGGAAGCACACCAAAAAAATCACTGTTAGAACTTTATTTTAGCAGCACAGACATAATTGAAACTGCACACCATTTGCACAAAATATTATGACAATGGTGAATAAGAGAATTCCTCATTAGTAAGATTGACATGGGTCCTGATGGTCTTCGTGGCAAGTGAAAGAACTTCCAGGTTCCATCATCTGTGGCATTATGTTCTATTCACCCTAATTAGTTTTAAATACATTTTCTTGAGCACATTACATGATTCAATATCAATTTCTAATAAACCTGATGTTATAATTCAGCAGAATCCTGGGCTCTGGAATTCTCACCAAATCACAGATTAAAACTGATTGGTCAATCTCATGTCCAAATTTTAGATAAACTGCTAGGAATAAACTTAGAAAGCAGTAAACAGGTACAACTGTACAAAGGACTGTCTGCTGGTCCTGGAGTTGAGCATTTTAGAATCACGTTAATAGGTTTTTTTATCAGTTGTGTTTTTTGGGCTGGGCTGCCAGAAAGAGTGCTACCAAGCAGTAAATGGTCCCGCCAATTGTCAATGCCATTGTAGTCCTGTATAGTAGTCGATCAGGGACACCTCGCTTCAAATGTACAGGCAAACCATCTGGCTTCTAGAAAGCAAGCATAAGAGCTTTAAATTAACAGAATAAGAGACAAAAAAATTAACACAACAATCATGCTTGTACATTAAACATCTTTGTCCAGATTTACTAATGTTCTCTCTAACTTAGGAGGCTGCTgaacaacctgcaagttcccacacacaaatacaaGTTACACCCTGTGAGCTGCCATGTCTATGCAACTGAGCAAATAAATTTAAAGGTTCTGCacgcattttcttttaaaaaataaggaACATTGATTTTGACTGTCAAAGTGTGCACTCAATGTATTTGTGATGGTCCCCCAAACTTTTATAGTTAAGACAAACATATTAATATTGTAATCTAGAAAGATGTCAGGGGTTGGGACTGGGAAAATAATAAAAAACACCTGAACTATAGTGATCTTTTATATGATGTTAATGTTCTTGTTGAGGGATCTGGagtccagatacattttaaagtCACAAAGGATCTAGGTAGAAAGTGGAGAAAGAAAAACCTGTTTGTAGAGTGAGCAGCCAGAAGAAAGAAATTTAAAGTCACTGtcaacaaaaccagaagtgagaATGCTTAAAACAAAATATAGGTTTATTTTGGTTAAGTccaaacagggaaaaaaaatgcatttaacaAGACAGGAAACCAGCACTTCACAACAGTGTGATATCATTTTCTGAAAGAGGCTAGTTATTAGGACATTTCCACTACTAAACAAAAATAATCAGCTTCAAGGGGTTTTTAAGAATCACAGTACAACACGTTATAACTAAAGCCTAAAATATAGTTTGGACATGAATTCCACACTCTCAAGAGATGTTTTAGTTCTGTACACAACCAAATTCAACTTTCCGCCAACTACTTTTGTCTCCAACAATTATTCAAGTTAATCTTCAATATTCACAATTCCTATTGCTCACGTGAAGTGCAACTTGACCTTCTGACTCAAGAGACAAGATGctcccactgagccactgcaaaCACCTATAACTTACATCTACAAAGGTAGATTGTAGCAGAAGCTCCAGAAAAAGATCTTCTAAAAAATGACCAAAAAAGCAAACCCATCAGGACCAGACAGCAGTAATTGTTGACACCCATCCTTCTTAGAAAATTATAACTTCTTAGCCAGCTCTATTATCTGGTTACTGTGCAGCACAATTTCACATACACATTGTGCAAAAGGAAGGTTGTTACATATCTGTTAACACATAAGCCAGTTTAAGTACTTACTTGTTTGAACTCAAACACAAGTAAAATGTTATTTCAGTACaataagctttttttttaaaataaagtatttTAAGCTATAGATAATTATATTGCACTAAAAACTGAGCTATGGAACAGTTCAGAAAATCCCATGCAACAGTTAGTTATTCTCAAGTACAGATATTATAATTGCTAAGTTTTGGAAATGACGTATATGAGAAAAACACTGCAAAATGCCATCGTTTCACTGAAAAAGTGACTATGATTAAGAATCTGCAGCTCCTGCTGAGTGTTGAAACATACATTGCTGAGATGGCATCCAGCCAAAATATAGTAATCTAAAATTTGCTTCATTAGTTGGTCTCTATTGAAGCGTAGATCCAGTTTACATAAAATGTTTTCATATATTCAATTCGAACAAGTGGAAACAATGGACAAAATAGAGTGGAACCCAATTAAACTGCAGACAATGTGCAGAGACATTCGTTGGATGTAGTCAAAGTCAAAATTCAAAAGTTTATAATATTATGTTGTTTCTTAGATTTCTTGAAGAGCAGGTCACATCGTTGCTTAACTTCTTTTGAGCACATATGAACATACTCAGTAACTGATGCACCACACAACTAGAGATAGAGTTTCATGAACATGCATGAAAAAATATTCATCACACTATCATGTGTGACTCCTCATGCAAGATCATAATGATCCCTTATCATTTCTAAAACTCTGCATTTCTTAAAAGACCTGAATTCCTTAGAATTTCTTAGAATGCCTTAATTATAGCAGAAACAATTCAAATTCTAGATTCATACCTGAAATATTTGCTGGAAATCAGGCACCTTATTCCGCCCTAGAAAGTGCATTCCTCCTCCTTCCAATTCAGATATGGTTTTTGTTGGCGTGGCAAAAATTAGAGTGGAAGGTTCTGTGGAAACTAGAGGCTTCAACCCCTGTATGAGAGATTAAAAATAACCAAAGAAAGATGTGTTTGCAGTTAGATAAattatgctttttaaaaagaaaaatcgcAACTAGATTAATTAGGGCAGGGTTTTTCAAGATTCTGTCTTCATGGACCACATCAGCACATATCATACGAGGAGAGGAAGACAATAAATATGTGATTATTTTTGTGATTATATGATTTTTCATAAATTGATAATGTAACCTGAACATAGACTCCAATTGGAAATTTATCCACCAATTCACGTGTATCACACTTAATCTACCACCATTCAGTAACAGTGAAACGCACAGAGACAGCACTGTATTTGTTTGTGCGATTTTACTCCTAAATACACAAAAGTGACTAAATTACAAGAATACATTGTAAATGAATCCCAAGATCAACATTCAATGATACTGTAGTATCTAGTTTATGTTAATTATGtatgaaaaatgtgaaatgatgcatGAATTCCCAATTAGCCATTGCCTTAGTGTCACAAATCAGAACATTCTTATTTAGGGACCCTGAAGTAATGCTTTGCCTGAAAAGCTCcacttaaaaaataaaattacaaagtttaaaatcaTCGTTTTGTAGTGCAGAACTTTAGTATTgtcgggaaaaaaaaacaaaacattttgttgaagctttacatcttctggatgtgagtttgctcgctgagctggaaggttagttttcagacgtttcgtcaccattctaggtaacatcatcagtgagcctccgacgaagcgctggtgttatgtcccactttctatttatctggttaggtttccttgggttggtgcaGCAcaaaaggaactacgcagagcacaggaaaatcacctatacagcttattcaaaaagaatgggtacccaatgaacacagtccgccgatttctcagcatcaaacccaaacaaacagacaaaacgggctcagaaaccataaccactctcccctacatcaaagacatttccgaaatgactgccagactactcggaccccttggcatcagggtagcccacaaacccaccaacacactaaaacagcagctaatgaacttaaaagaccctatacagacaacaaataaaacgaacgtcatctacaaaataccttgcaagaactgtgacaaacactacattggacaaactggcaggaagctagccaccaggatacatgaacatcaactagccacaaaacgacatgacccactatcactcgtatccttacatacagataaggaaggacaccactttgattgggacaacacatccatcctaggacaagccaaacagagacatgcacgagaattcctagaagcatggcattccaaccggaactccatcaacaaacacattgatttggagccaatgtgtttgttgatggagttccggttggaatgccatgcttctaggaattctcgtgcatgtctctgtttggcttgtcctaggatggatgtgttgtcccaatcaaagtggtatccttccttatctgtatgtaaggatacgagtgatagtgggtcatgtcgttttgtggctagttgatgttcatgtatcctggtggctagcttcctgccagtttgtccaatgtagtgtttgtcacagttcttgcaaggtattttgtagatgacgttcgttttatttgttgtctgtatagggtcttttaagttcattagctgctgttttagtgtgttggtgggtttgtgggctaccctgatgccaaggggtccgagtagtctggcagtcatttcggaaatgtctttgatgtaggggagagtggttatggtttctgagcccgttttgtctgtttgtttgggtttgatgctgagaaatcggcggactgtgttcattgggtacccattctttttgaataagctgtataggtgattttcctctgctctgcgtagttcctttgtgctgcaccaacccaaggaaacctaaccagataaatagaaagtgggacataacaccagcgcttcgttggaggctcactgatgatgttacctagaatggtgacaaaacgtctgaaaactaaccttccagctcagcgagcaaactcacatccagaacctcaacctgagctacaaatcttctcaaaactcgctcgctTTACATCTTGTCCTCATCAGGGCAATTCACAAGAAAACACATTCAAGAGGAAATTCAACACATGACAACACACATGAcaaataaaggatattctaataTATGACATGAGAAAATGCACCAATTAATGATTGACAGATAACTGCCAAACTTAAGTTTTAAGCCAGGCAGCTTGATAGGGCCTTGTCCTGAGAAACCTAAGCAATGTCTGTCATTTTTCTCATGCAATTGGATcagagggcagtgcatgtatATGCTCTTTCTGATTGCAAAGAACATGGCTCTGTGTATTAATATGTGCCTTCCTGTATGTTCCCTTTGAGCCCAATCAACAATTTTAAATCTGTTATGAATGTTTCTATGGTAATTACAGCCTCTACCAGAGACCACTTGCCAACAAACCTTCACTCTCCTCTCCTGCATAATAAAGGATTGTTTTCCCCCTCAAGTTGGTATTGCTGTGAATTGTCCTAGTGAGTGCAAAAACAGACAGCTTTGACTGAATGTGCATTTTGCAGCAATAGTTCTAATTATTGGATAAACAACTGTACTTGCTCTCCAGCTAGGGGATATTTATATTTGTTTTAGTTGAGTAAATATATGACTAGCAAGTAATAGTTGCTTTATCTTAATCTCTGATTCATTGATACATGTGATGGCTCATGGAGCTATTTTTGCATTTCAAAACTTTGCTGTTTCTTTTTAACCCCAGCTCGTTCCTTTTTAACTCTCATTTTTAACACACTTCCTACACCTTAGTTTATATGCTTATCAACTTTTCATCTGTAGGCCTGAATATTTTTTGGCTAATTGTCAGTCACTTTAAGTTTGGTGCAGTGATTCTTGCTGCTGGGGCAAGCAGATGTTCTTGCCACATCTTACTAAATTTACCACATGAATCGGAATTTCAGTCTTTATGGACAGATAGCACATTAGATTTCTATCCCATGTTTCCACCTGCCATTCTTGGAGCAATTCTCCAAAACCTCAATTATCCATCATTTCTAGTGCTAGTGCCAAATTTCAAAAACCATTGTGCACCAGAACAACCAGAGCTGCACAATTGCTGATATTTACCCAAAATTGGTGCTCCACTTCGAAGCCATGGCTCTTGATCTCTCGCAGGACAAGGTGGTGCATAGGCAAGAATTTGTCTTTCTCCCATGACCATCACTACAGGCCATAGCACCAGTCTGTGGCAGCCTGATCAGAGGTTGTCACCCAGGTTAGAGCAGTTTCAACCTTCGAGAGGAATGCCCAGCATGATAGGAAGAAATTCAATGTCCTTCCATACTCTCTCACTGATACCTCAtactcactccatctctgctactgtacccaggTCCCACTAATGCTCATCCTCTACTAGTCTCTCTAACGCATACAACATCTTCCTCACACACCCTAACCTGCTACATCACTAACACTGCAAGCCATCTGCACTGCCTACACACTTGCTCAGGTCATCTCCAACAATAAAATTCTCATCCACTTCCAGCTTACAAAAATCAGTGTTTCAAGTTTTGGTTAAATAGTAGATCGATATACACAACTATTTTCCCTCAGATTTACTGCACTGTTTCATTGCCAAAAGTGACACTGACATACAGCACATTTAGACATCCCCTATGAGATTCCTCAAATCATTCAAAGATACCTAAATAAGTAACAGCTTTTTGCAACCACTTCCGAGATGCGTGACTAATAGATGGGGACTGAACAGTGCATGCTGGAGACAATTTAGGTTGCTAGATCAAAGATAACAGACTCAAGTGATGGTATGTTGGCTTagccttattgaatggtgcattTTAAACATTAAGACCACTAGCCCATAAGATGAAGAATAGAAGTATGTCATTCAactcatcaagtctgttctgccattcaattagatcatggctgatctgataatcccttTTGCGCCTCTcccccagaacccttgattcccttactaattaaaacaAATCTGTCAAACAAAAATGAATATACTTTACAACCATCCTTGAAAACCCCATGTCAAAAattaacagattcactaccctcaagagaaatccctcctcatctaaATATGTGGCTCCTTATTCAGGCTATATTCTCTGGTTCTACAtgttcccacaaggagaaaccatctttttttaaaaattgccctgTCAAGTCTGATTaagaatcttgtaagtttcagTAAGGTCATcactcaatcttctaaattctaaaaaaAGTACAGGCCCAACCCTCGTCAACCTTTCTTGTAAGACACAGTCTATCCATAATTGGGATCAGCCTACTGAAACATTTCTAGACTTCCCAATAACAGTATCTCTTTCCTTCAACAAGGAGCTCAAAAGTTCAGTATTCCACCTGTGGTCTGACCTGTACTGCCCTATACAGATTTAGAAAAGCCTCCatacttttatactc includes the following:
- the LOC125454765 gene encoding cytochrome c oxidase subunit 7A-related protein, mitochondrial, producing the protein MFYKFNGFTQRLCGGVGSVAYCPQGLKPLVSTEPSTLIFATPTKTISELEGGGMHFLGRNKVPDFQQIFQKPDGLPVHLKRGVPDRLLYRTTMALTIGGTIYCLVALFLAAQPKKHN